From Dermochelys coriacea isolate rDerCor1 chromosome 15, rDerCor1.pri.v4, whole genome shotgun sequence, a single genomic window includes:
- the LOC119843779 gene encoding BRI3-binding protein: MAAGGRGRLVPGLARLLLLLLLLLGEVVGPGAWAARSRGADKQNSFRRAASGIYQGVSSLFGEENVRALQKFFSRLTERFVYGVDVLVDTFWRIWTDVLDVIGIDASNLTHYFSPAAVANNPTRVLLLIGAVLLAYWFFSVFLGFFFYLLHMLFGRFFWIVRVALFALSCVYILQKYEGEPEHAVLPLCFVVAVYFMTGPVGFYWRRNSSSSLEEKIDHIDSQIRLLNIRLTRIMENMDRANDQ, encoded by the exons ATGGCGGCGGGAGGCAGGGGGCGGCTCGTGCCCGGCCTGGCGCggcttctcctgctgctgctgctgctgctgggcgaGGTGGTGGGACCTGGAGCCTGGGCGGCCCGGAGCCGCGGCGCCGACAAGCAGAACAGCTTCCGCCGGGCGGCCAGCGGCATCTACCAGGGGGTGAGCAGCTTGTTCGGCGAGGAGAACGTGCGGGCCCTGCAGAAg tttttcTCAAGGCTGACAGAAAGATTTGTTTACGGTGTGGATGTATTAGTAGACACATTCTGGAGAATATGGACTGATGTGCTGGATGTTATTGGAATTGATG cttcCAACCTGACTCATTATTTCAGCCCTGCAGCAGTTGCCAACAACCCTACGCGTGTTCTTCTGCTGATTGGTGCTGTTTTACTTGCCTAttggtttttttctgtctttcttggATTCTTCTTCTATCTCTTACATATGCTGTTTGGTCGCTTCTTCTGGATTGTAAGAGTTGCTCTGTTTGCCCTCTCATGTGTATACATCCTCCAGAAGTATGAAGGAGAACCAGAGCATGCAGTCTTGCCTCTGTGCTTTGTTGTAGCAGTCTACTTCATGACTGGACCAGTTGGATTTTATTggaggagaaacagcagcagcagccttgaGGAGAAGATTGACCATATTGACAGTCAAATTAGACTTCTGAACATACGTCTTACTAGGATAATGGAAAACATGGACAGAGCCAATGACCAATGA